A window from Littorina saxatilis isolate snail1 linkage group LG9, US_GU_Lsax_2.0, whole genome shotgun sequence encodes these proteins:
- the LOC138976851 gene encoding antistasin-like isoform X1: protein MSKLATGLLATLLLATCVQSLSLAPVDPLETSPVRPIPFPRCGPVCLIFCEFGNVLDSRGCPTCRCRDAPMCPEITCPRPCRQGYKTVAGCQTCQCQGRVCPQVRCSRPCPDGYKTVNGCPSCQCRDVVRPPVCPLVLCAKPCPTGYLQKNGCQTCQCKELVIPRCGPICKLGCRNGFVKGPDGCPICKCRPVVPWPRPVEPVCGPISCTMGCRNGFVKGPDGCPICECKPVAPRPSSCRRRCMRFCLISSLGRSVFPSDCDCDCSPYLRLSSPRSRSYGRQVTP from the exons ATGTCTAAACTCGCCACTGGTCTGCTGGCCACTCTGCTGCTGGCCACGTGTGTCCAGTCTCTGTCACTAGCACCCGTGGACCCTC TTGAAACGAGCCCCGTACGACCCATCCCCTTCCCGAGATGCGGTCCGGTCTGCCTGATCTTCTGTGAGTTTGGCAACGTGCTCGACTCCAGAGGTTGTCCCACCTGTAGATGTCGCGAcg CCCCAATGTGCCCTGAAATCACGTGCCCTCGTCCCTGTCGCCAAGGATACAAGACGGTGGCTGGCTGCCAGACCTgccaatgtcaag GACGTGTGTGCCCCCAAGTCAGGTGTTCCCGACCCTGCCCCGACGGTTACAAGACAGTTAATGGATGTCCCAGCTGTCAGTGCAGAGACG TCGTGAGACCGCCTGTGTGCCCCCTCGTGCTGTGTGCCAAGCCTTGCCCTACCGGCTACCTGCAGAAAAACGGTTGTCAGACCTGTCAGTGTAAGG AGCTCGTCATACCGCGGTGTGGACCTATCTGCAAATTAGGCTGTCGCAACGGATTTGTCAAGGGCCCCGACGGCTGTCCCATTTGCAAGTGCAGGCCTGTTGTCCCCTGGCCCA GGCCCGTGGAGCCGGTCTGTGGACCCATCTCCTGCACAATGGGCTGTCGCAACGGATTCGTCAAGGGCCCCGACGGCTGTCCCATCTGCGAGTGCAAGCCTGTCGCCCCCAGGCCCA GCTCGTGCCGCCGGCGGTGCATGAGGTTCTGTCTGATAAGCTCCCTTGGCAGAAGCGTTTTCCCGTCAGACTGTGACTGCGACTGTTCGCCCTACCTCAGACTGTCTTCACCTCGCAGCCGCTCTTATGGcagacag GTCACTCCGTAA
- the LOC138976851 gene encoding antistasin-like isoform X2, which translates to MSKLATGLLATLLLATCVQSLSLAPVDPLETSPVRPIPFPRCGPVCLIFCEFGNVLDSRGCPTCRCRDAPMCPEITCPRPCRQGYKTVAGCQTCQCQGRVCPQVRCSRPCPDGYKTVNGCPSCQCRDELVIPRCGPICKLGCRNGFVKGPDGCPICKCRPVVPWPRPVEPVCGPISCTMGCRNGFVKGPDGCPICECKPVAPRPSSCRRRCMRFCLISSLGRSVFPSDCDCDCSPYLRLSSPRSRSYGRQVTP; encoded by the exons ATGTCTAAACTCGCCACTGGTCTGCTGGCCACTCTGCTGCTGGCCACGTGTGTCCAGTCTCTGTCACTAGCACCCGTGGACCCTC TTGAAACGAGCCCCGTACGACCCATCCCCTTCCCGAGATGCGGTCCGGTCTGCCTGATCTTCTGTGAGTTTGGCAACGTGCTCGACTCCAGAGGTTGTCCCACCTGTAGATGTCGCGAcg CCCCAATGTGCCCTGAAATCACGTGCCCTCGTCCCTGTCGCCAAGGATACAAGACGGTGGCTGGCTGCCAGACCTgccaatgtcaag GACGTGTGTGCCCCCAAGTCAGGTGTTCCCGACCCTGCCCCGACGGTTACAAGACAGTTAATGGATGTCCCAGCTGTCAGTGCAGAGACG AGCTCGTCATACCGCGGTGTGGACCTATCTGCAAATTAGGCTGTCGCAACGGATTTGTCAAGGGCCCCGACGGCTGTCCCATTTGCAAGTGCAGGCCTGTTGTCCCCTGGCCCA GGCCCGTGGAGCCGGTCTGTGGACCCATCTCCTGCACAATGGGCTGTCGCAACGGATTCGTCAAGGGCCCCGACGGCTGTCCCATCTGCGAGTGCAAGCCTGTCGCCCCCAGGCCCA GCTCGTGCCGCCGGCGGTGCATGAGGTTCTGTCTGATAAGCTCCCTTGGCAGAAGCGTTTTCCCGTCAGACTGTGACTGCGACTGTTCGCCCTACCTCAGACTGTCTTCACCTCGCAGCCGCTCTTATGGcagacag GTCACTCCGTAA